The sequence below is a genomic window from Methanocalculus natronophilus.
GCGGAGGCGATCGCTGCCAGCCGTGGTCTTCCGCTGATCATTGTGCATGGTGCGGGATCGTGCGGCCATCCGGAGGCACACCGGTTCGGAATCCAGGACGGTGTCTCCGAATCGAACGCCCGGGGCGTTCTGGAGACGCACAGGGCTGTTGCCGGGCTGAATGCTGCTGTTGTATCGGCATTACACGATGCCGGGATTGATGCAATCGGGATCCACCCGCTCTCAGGATCATATGCAGAGAACGGGAGGCTCATATCCTTTGAAACAGGGCATCTCGGCAGGATGGCCGGACTCGGTATTGTCCCGGTCCTGCACGGGGATGTGGTAATGGATCGGATCCGGGGTGCCGCAATCATCTCGGGGGATCAGCTTGTGCTGCATGCTGCCCGCGGAACCCGCGCTGGCCGTGTCGGCCTGGCCAC
It includes:
- a CDS encoding isopentenyl phosphate kinase, coding for MTNTVVLKLGGSVITEKEHAGIIDHGRLRTIAEAIAASRGLPLIIVHGAGSCGHPEAHRFGIQDGVSESNARGVLETHRAVAGLNAAVVSALHDAGIDAIGIHPLSGSYAENGRLISFETGHLGRMAGLGIVPVLHGDVVMDRIRGAAIISGDQLVLHAARGTRAGRVGLATDVPGVLVRDEVVPRLDSGQVETIDLGSSRHTDVTGGMRGKVRELAELAEAGITGSIFHIDRLSDFLAGKPHGGTDIVRAER